Proteins from a genomic interval of Acomys russatus chromosome 19, mAcoRus1.1, whole genome shotgun sequence:
- the LOC127202673 gene encoding 60S ribosomal protein L34-like, which produces MALPTIIISLPVLVGVVEALKMVQHLTYCCRFSYNTASNKTRLSSGNRIVYLYNKKVGKAPQSACGVCPGRLRGVCAVKPKVLMKLSKTKKHISRAYSGSMCAKCDRDRIKLAFLIEEQKIVVKVLKAQAQSQKAK; this is translated from the exons ATGGCCCTGCCCACAATTATAATAAGCCTTCCC GTCCTGGTGGGAGTTGTAG AGGCACTCAAAATGGTCCAGCATTTGACATACTGTTGTAGGTTTTCCTACAATACAGCCTCTAACAAAACGAGGCTGTCCTCTGGCAACAGAATTGTTTACCTGTACAACAAGAAGGTTGGGAAAGCACCTCAATCCGCATGTGGTGTGTGTCCAGGCAGACTGCGAGGAGTTTGTGCTGTGAAGCCTAAAGTCCTGATGAAACTGTCCAAGACAAAGAAGCACATCAGCAGGGCCTACAGTGGCTCCATGTGTGCCAAGTGTGACCGTGACAGGATCAAGCTGGCTTTCCTTATTGAGGAGCAGAAAATCGTTGTGAAAGTGTTGAAGGCACAagcacagagtcagaaagcaaaataa